From a region of the Corvus cornix cornix isolate S_Up_H32 chromosome 2, ASM73873v5, whole genome shotgun sequence genome:
- the SSR1 gene encoding translocon-associated protein subunit alpha isoform X1, translating into MSRLSQLLLLALLVFPAALLLGGARGGPGSGLLVAAQDATEDEEAVEDTVVEDEDDEAEVEEDEPTDLTEEKEEEDLSGEPKASPSADTTILFVKGEDFPANNIVKFLVGFTNKGTEDFIVESLDASFRYPQDYQFYIQNFTALSLNTVVPPQRQATFEYSFIPAEPMGGRPFGLVINLNYRDVNGNVFQDAVFNQTVTIIEKEDGLDGETIFMYMFLAGLGLLVIVGLHQLLESRKRKRPVQKVEMGTSNQNDVDMSWIPQETLNQIMQSRRDKASPRRLPYKRAQKRPVGSDE; encoded by the exons ATGAGCCGCCTGTcgcagctgctgctgctcgcTCTGCTCGTCTTCCCCGCCGCGCTGCTGCTCGGGGGCGCCCGCGGCGGCCCAG GCTCAGGTTTATTAGTTGCAGCTCAGGATGCTACAGAAGATGAGGAAGCTGTGGAAGATACTGTAGttgaagatgaagatgatgaagctGAAGTTGAAGAAGATGAACCAACAGACTTG acagaagaaaaggaggaagaagactTGTCAGGAGAACCTAAAGCCTCACCTAGTGCTGATACAACCATCTTATTTGTGAAAGGTGAAG aCTTTCCAGCGAACAACATTGTAAAATTTTTGGTGGGCTTCACCAATAAGGGTACAGAGGATTTCATTGTCGAGTCTCTGGACGCTTCTTTCCGGTACCCTCAAGACTACCAGTTTTACATCCAGAACTTCACAGCTCTCTCTCTGAACACAGTAGTTCCACCACAGAGACAAGCCACGTTTGAGTACTCCTTCATCCCTGCTGAGCCTATGGGTGGTCGTCCTTTCGGTCTGGTTATCAATCTCAACTACAGAGATGTAAAT GGCAATGTGTTTCAAGATGCTGTCTTCAATCAAACTGTTACAATTATTGAGAAAGAAGATGGGCTGGATGGAGAAAC gatCTTCATGTACATGTTCCTCGCTGGACTCGGTCTGCTGGTCATTGTTGGCCTACATCAGTTACTAGAGTCCAGGAAG aggaaaagacCAGTACAGAAAGTAGAGATGGGAACATCAAACCAGAACGATGTTGATATGAGCTGGATTCCCCAAGAAACTTTAAATCAAATAA TGCAGAGTAGAAGAG ATAAAGCTTCACCGAGGAGGTTGCCCTACAAGAGGGCACAGAAGAGACCAGTGGGCTCTGATGAGTAA
- the SSR1 gene encoding translocon-associated protein subunit alpha isoform X2, producing the protein MSRLSQLLLLALLVFPAALLLGGARGGPGSGLLVAAQDATEDEEAVEDTVVEDEDDEAEVEEDEPTDLTEEKEEEDLSGEPKASPSADTTILFVKGEDFPANNIVKFLVGFTNKGTEDFIVESLDASFRYPQDYQFYIQNFTALSLNTVVPPQRQATFEYSFIPAEPMGGRPFGLVINLNYRDVNGNVFQDAVFNQTVTIIEKEDGLDGETIFMYMFLAGLGLLVIVGLHQLLESRKRKRPVQKVEMGTSNQNDVDMSWIPQETLNQINKASPRRLPYKRAQKRPVGSDE; encoded by the exons ATGAGCCGCCTGTcgcagctgctgctgctcgcTCTGCTCGTCTTCCCCGCCGCGCTGCTGCTCGGGGGCGCCCGCGGCGGCCCAG GCTCAGGTTTATTAGTTGCAGCTCAGGATGCTACAGAAGATGAGGAAGCTGTGGAAGATACTGTAGttgaagatgaagatgatgaagctGAAGTTGAAGAAGATGAACCAACAGACTTG acagaagaaaaggaggaagaagactTGTCAGGAGAACCTAAAGCCTCACCTAGTGCTGATACAACCATCTTATTTGTGAAAGGTGAAG aCTTTCCAGCGAACAACATTGTAAAATTTTTGGTGGGCTTCACCAATAAGGGTACAGAGGATTTCATTGTCGAGTCTCTGGACGCTTCTTTCCGGTACCCTCAAGACTACCAGTTTTACATCCAGAACTTCACAGCTCTCTCTCTGAACACAGTAGTTCCACCACAGAGACAAGCCACGTTTGAGTACTCCTTCATCCCTGCTGAGCCTATGGGTGGTCGTCCTTTCGGTCTGGTTATCAATCTCAACTACAGAGATGTAAAT GGCAATGTGTTTCAAGATGCTGTCTTCAATCAAACTGTTACAATTATTGAGAAAGAAGATGGGCTGGATGGAGAAAC gatCTTCATGTACATGTTCCTCGCTGGACTCGGTCTGCTGGTCATTGTTGGCCTACATCAGTTACTAGAGTCCAGGAAG aggaaaagacCAGTACAGAAAGTAGAGATGGGAACATCAAACCAGAACGATGTTGATATGAGCTGGATTCCCCAAGAAACTTTAAATCAAATAA ATAAAGCTTCACCGAGGAGGTTGCCCTACAAGAGGGCACAGAAGAGACCAGTGGGCTCTGATGAGTAA